In Populus nigra chromosome 1, ddPopNigr1.1, whole genome shotgun sequence, one genomic interval encodes:
- the LOC133696618 gene encoding putative E3 ubiquitin-protein ligase LIN-2 isoform X1: MATSLEELLAKEGFRAGRSGTRARPAFKGEAASMPRYPSGDQGKKDSPSGPSISRIKTERTRSDVTRYTLRGESPVSNSSLGWRPRDDLVRREKIDSRLKTELRCRGSKDVQEDKTLNSDTLEDVKGTEIVEVGVEEDGRFKDIYSDKAYYSERKERSSKGNGSSERYKERKGKDKKVTERRGSNSNEKLLKYTGLSNNNRKSMDQVEAAYESSVRGSKNANGFEDDQRTKNEKSAPAVPEIALDEVAVKAVTSILNGYIKRFLKDAKFRTTLRRNCFSSLAFIETEEGDSIESMAKANLEQAIATVEKVSEAAARANDLKTAALQLSVITGLSPNDLKDEYTSGTPNSRLSACAHIYLSVIYKLQKKDKASAKHLLQVFCDSPFLARTLLLSELWDYLFFPHLSHLKTWYKQEADALFRKPSKITKLKFLAKVYNDTLDSCTYQFAVYYKDWLTEGVEAPSIPSVDIPFTSQQGGSRDHSSGPASPSAPFSPQPTVSKKLYDAVFGRSSKPRVHEAEDNGKAENFNNGAHISASSPIEIKHTVTISFKTVTYPGQDIENHSPENVPDNTSIPGKGLLTASNKEWKLVEVSVSPGTDLNADTCNSSARKEPEGDTTHMLNSSSHTKENELALKTLAKSVFELQRTEDSGDPTVSDLSHSKKAINADASSEGPYGSHEHFDEGSIFDSIPHDFICPLTGQLFEDPVTLETGQTFEREAIREWFDQGNKTCPVSGKTLACSTVPLTNSILKLVIDSWKLVKE, translated from the exons atggCAACATCTTTGGAGGAGCTTCTTGCAAAGGAAGGGTTTAGAGCCGGAAGATCAGGGACAAGGGCAAGACCTGCATTCAAAGGAGAAGCTGCAAGTATGCCTCGTTACCCTTCTGGAGACCAAGGCAAAAAGGACTCTCCATCTGGTCCATCTATCAGTAGAATCAAGACTGAAAGGACAAGATCTGATGTCACTCGGTATACTTTGAGAGGAGAATCACCAGTAAGTAATAGTAGTTTAGGTTGGCGACCGAGGGATGATCTggttagaagagaaaaaatagattcaAGATTGAAGACAGAACTTCGCTGCAGAGGTTCGAAAGATGTGCAGGAAGATAAGACTCTGAATTCTGACACATTGGAAGATGTCAAGGGGACTGAGATTGTTGAGGTTGGTGTGGAAGAAGATGGGAGATTTAAGGATATATACTCTGATAAAGCATATTATtcagaaagaaaggaaagatcaTCGAAAGGTAACGGGAGCTCGGAGAGGTATAAAGAGAGGAAAGGGAAGGATAAGAAAGTAACTGAAAGGCGCGGCAGCAATTCTAATGAAAAATTGCTCAAATACACAGGACTGAGCAATAACAACAGGAAAAGTATGGACCAGGTTGAGGCGGCTTATGAAAGTTCGGTTAGAGGCTCAAAGAATGCCAATGGCTTTGAAGATGATCAGAGAACAAAGAATGAGAAAAGTGCACCAGCAGTTCCTGAAATTGCTCTTGATGAAGTTGCTGTTAAAGCAGTAACCTCCATCTTAAATGGTTATATCAAGCGTTTTCTTAAAGATGCAAAATTCCGAACCACTCTTCGTCGCAATTGTTTCTCTTCTCTTGCTTTTATCGAAACAGAAGAAGGCGACAGCATTGAGAGCATGGCCAAGGCCAATCTTGAACAAGCTATTGCAACAGTGGAAAAGGTTTCCGAGGCAGCTGCAAGGGCAAACGATTTGAAAACAGCTGCTTTGCAGCTTAGTGTGATCACAGGCTTGAGCCCAAATGATCTGAAAGATGAATATACATCAGGAACTCCAAATTCTAGGTTGTCAGCTTGTGCTCACATCTATCTCAGTGTGATATATAAGCTACAAAAGAAGGACAAGGCATCAGCTAAGCATCTTTTGCAAGTGTTCTGTGATTCTCCTTTTCTGGCAAGAACACTTTTGTTGTCTGAACTGTGGGACTATCTATTCTTCCCTCATCTTTCTCATTTGAAGACTTGGTACAAACAAGAGGCAGATGCTCTATTCAGGAAGCCAAGCAAGATTACGAAACTTAAGTTTCTTGCCAAAGTTTACAACGATACTCTGGATTCCTGTACCTATCAATTTGCAGTTTACTACAAGGATTGGCTCACAGAGGGAGTTGAAGCTCCTTCTATTCCTTCTGTCGACATCCCTTTCACGTCACAGCAGGGGGGTTCACGGGATCATTCTTCAGGACCAGCTAGTCCGTCTGCTCCTTTCTCACCCCAGCCAACGGTGAGTAAGAAACTATATGATGCTGTATTTGGCCGTTCAAGTAAACCTAGAGTTCATGAGGCTGAAGACAACGGGAAGGCAGAAAACTTCAATAATGGTGCACATATTTCTGCTTCTTCTCCTATTGAAATCAAACATACAGTGACGATCTCTTTCAAAACGGTTACATATCCTGGTCAAGATATAGAGAACCATTCCCCTGAGAATGTACCAGATAACACCTCCATTCCT GGTAAAGGGCTCTTAACAGCATCTAACAAAGAATGGAAGTTGGTCGAAGTGAGTGTTTCACCAGGCACAGATCTTAATGCTGACACTTGCAACTCTAGTGCGAGGAAAGAACCTGAAGGAGATACTACTCATATGCTAAATTCATCTTCACATACAAAAGAAAACGAGCTAGCCCTCAAGACACTAGCAAAATCTGTTTTCGAACTACAGCGAACTGAGGATTCTGGCGATCCCACTGTTTCAGACCTTTCACATTCCAAAAAG GCAATCAACGCAGACGCTTCTAGTGAAG GGCCATATGGAAGTCATGAACATTTTGATGAAGGATCCATTTTTGATAGCATTCCACACGACTTTATTTGCCCTCTCACCGGACAGTTGTTTGAGGATCCGGTGACCCTGGAGACCGGCCAAACCTTTGAGCGAGAGGCCATCCGAGAATGGTTTGATCAGGGAAACAAAACATGCCCTGTATCAGGAAAAACTTTAGCATGTTCAACCGTGCCACTTACCAACTCTATTTTGAAGCTTGTCATCGATAGTTGGAAATTGGTGAAAGAATAA
- the LOC133696618 gene encoding putative E3 ubiquitin-protein ligase LIN-2 isoform X2, whose amino-acid sequence MATSLEELLAKEGFRAGRSGTRARPAFKGEAASMPRYPSGDQGKKDSPSGPSISRIKTERTRSDVTRYTLRGESPVSNSSLGWRPRDDLVRREKIDSRLKTELRCRGSKDVQEDKTLNSDTLEDVKGTEIVEVGVEEDGRFKDIYSDKAYYSERKERSSKGNGSSERYKERKGKDKKVTERRGSNSNEKLLKYTGLSNNNRKSMDQVEAAYESSVRGSKNANGFEDDQRTKNEKSAPAVPEIALDEVAVKAVTSILNGYIKRFLKDAKFRTTLRRNCFSSLAFIETEEGDSIESMAKANLEQAIATVEKVSEAAARANDLKTAALQLSVITGLSPNDLKDEYTSGTPNSRLSACAHIYLSVIYKLQKKDKASAKHLLQVFCDSPFLARTLLLSELWDYLFFPHLSHLKTWYKQEADALFRKPSKITKLKFLAKVYNDTLDSCTYQFAVYYKDWLTEGVEAPSIPSVDIPFTSQQGGSRDHSSGPASPSAPFSPQPTVSKKLYDAVFGRSSKPRVHEAEDNGKAENFNNGAHISASSPIEIKHTVTISFKTVTYPGQDIENHSPENVPDNTSIPGKGLLTASNKEWKLVEVSVSPGTDLNADTCNSSARKEPEGDTTHMLNSSSHTKENELALKTLAKSVFELQRTEDSGDPTVSDLSHSKKAINADASSEVQGHMEVMNILMKDPFLIAFHTTLFALSPDSCLRIR is encoded by the exons atggCAACATCTTTGGAGGAGCTTCTTGCAAAGGAAGGGTTTAGAGCCGGAAGATCAGGGACAAGGGCAAGACCTGCATTCAAAGGAGAAGCTGCAAGTATGCCTCGTTACCCTTCTGGAGACCAAGGCAAAAAGGACTCTCCATCTGGTCCATCTATCAGTAGAATCAAGACTGAAAGGACAAGATCTGATGTCACTCGGTATACTTTGAGAGGAGAATCACCAGTAAGTAATAGTAGTTTAGGTTGGCGACCGAGGGATGATCTggttagaagagaaaaaatagattcaAGATTGAAGACAGAACTTCGCTGCAGAGGTTCGAAAGATGTGCAGGAAGATAAGACTCTGAATTCTGACACATTGGAAGATGTCAAGGGGACTGAGATTGTTGAGGTTGGTGTGGAAGAAGATGGGAGATTTAAGGATATATACTCTGATAAAGCATATTATtcagaaagaaaggaaagatcaTCGAAAGGTAACGGGAGCTCGGAGAGGTATAAAGAGAGGAAAGGGAAGGATAAGAAAGTAACTGAAAGGCGCGGCAGCAATTCTAATGAAAAATTGCTCAAATACACAGGACTGAGCAATAACAACAGGAAAAGTATGGACCAGGTTGAGGCGGCTTATGAAAGTTCGGTTAGAGGCTCAAAGAATGCCAATGGCTTTGAAGATGATCAGAGAACAAAGAATGAGAAAAGTGCACCAGCAGTTCCTGAAATTGCTCTTGATGAAGTTGCTGTTAAAGCAGTAACCTCCATCTTAAATGGTTATATCAAGCGTTTTCTTAAAGATGCAAAATTCCGAACCACTCTTCGTCGCAATTGTTTCTCTTCTCTTGCTTTTATCGAAACAGAAGAAGGCGACAGCATTGAGAGCATGGCCAAGGCCAATCTTGAACAAGCTATTGCAACAGTGGAAAAGGTTTCCGAGGCAGCTGCAAGGGCAAACGATTTGAAAACAGCTGCTTTGCAGCTTAGTGTGATCACAGGCTTGAGCCCAAATGATCTGAAAGATGAATATACATCAGGAACTCCAAATTCTAGGTTGTCAGCTTGTGCTCACATCTATCTCAGTGTGATATATAAGCTACAAAAGAAGGACAAGGCATCAGCTAAGCATCTTTTGCAAGTGTTCTGTGATTCTCCTTTTCTGGCAAGAACACTTTTGTTGTCTGAACTGTGGGACTATCTATTCTTCCCTCATCTTTCTCATTTGAAGACTTGGTACAAACAAGAGGCAGATGCTCTATTCAGGAAGCCAAGCAAGATTACGAAACTTAAGTTTCTTGCCAAAGTTTACAACGATACTCTGGATTCCTGTACCTATCAATTTGCAGTTTACTACAAGGATTGGCTCACAGAGGGAGTTGAAGCTCCTTCTATTCCTTCTGTCGACATCCCTTTCACGTCACAGCAGGGGGGTTCACGGGATCATTCTTCAGGACCAGCTAGTCCGTCTGCTCCTTTCTCACCCCAGCCAACGGTGAGTAAGAAACTATATGATGCTGTATTTGGCCGTTCAAGTAAACCTAGAGTTCATGAGGCTGAAGACAACGGGAAGGCAGAAAACTTCAATAATGGTGCACATATTTCTGCTTCTTCTCCTATTGAAATCAAACATACAGTGACGATCTCTTTCAAAACGGTTACATATCCTGGTCAAGATATAGAGAACCATTCCCCTGAGAATGTACCAGATAACACCTCCATTCCT GGTAAAGGGCTCTTAACAGCATCTAACAAAGAATGGAAGTTGGTCGAAGTGAGTGTTTCACCAGGCACAGATCTTAATGCTGACACTTGCAACTCTAGTGCGAGGAAAGAACCTGAAGGAGATACTACTCATATGCTAAATTCATCTTCACATACAAAAGAAAACGAGCTAGCCCTCAAGACACTAGCAAAATCTGTTTTCGAACTACAGCGAACTGAGGATTCTGGCGATCCCACTGTTTCAGACCTTTCACATTCCAAAAAG GCAATCAACGCAGACGCTTCTAGTGAAG TGCAGGGCCATATGGAAGTCATGAACATTTTGATGAAGGATCCATTTTTGATAGCATTCCACACGACTTTATTTGCCCTCTCACCGGACAGTTGTTTGAGGATCCGGTGA
- the LOC133690943 gene encoding callose synthase 3 yields MSSTSRGGGMGMDQAAGGPLATPPQTQRRITRTQTAGNLGESIFDSEVVPSSLVEIAPILRVANEVESSNPRVAYLCRFYAFEKAHRLDPTSSGRGVRQFKTALLQRLERENDPTLMGRVKKSDAREMQSFYQHYYKKYIQALHNAADKADRAQLTKAYQTANVLFEVLKAVNTTQSIEVDREILEAQDKVAEKTQIYLPYNILPLDPDSANQAIMRYPEIQAAVVALRNTRGLPWPKDYKKKNDEDVLDWLQAMFGFQKDNVANQREHLILLLANVHIRQFPKPDQQPKLDERALTEVMKKLFKNYKKWCKYLDRKSSLWLPTIQQEVQQRKLLYMGLYLLIWGEAANLRFMPECICYIYHHMAFELYGMLAGNVSPMTGENVKPAYGGEEEAFLSKVVTPIYNMIAKEAERSKKGKSKHSQWRNYDDLNEYFWSVDCFRLGWPMRADADFFCLSDHHHFEKNGDNKPAYRDRWVGKVNFVEIRSFLHVFRSFDRMWSFFILCLQAMITVAWHGSGQPSVIFSGDVFKKVLSVFITAAILKLGQAILDVILNWKARQIMSFHVKLRFILKVVSAAAWVVVLPVTYAYTWDDKPPGFAQTIKGWFGNGFSSPSLFILAVVIYLAPNMLAAVLFLFPFIRRFLERSNYRIVMLMMWWSQPRLYVGRGMHESTISLFKYTMFWVLLIITKLTFSYYIEIRPLVVPTKAIMSVHITTFQWHEFFPRAKNNIGVVIALWAPIILVYFMDSQIWYAIFSTFFGGIYGAFRRLGEIRTLGMLRSRFQSLPGAFNACLIPGDKSEPKKKGFKATLSRKFAEIPSNKEKEAARFAQLWNKIISSFREEDLISNKEMDLLLVPYWADRDLDLIQWPPFLLASKIPIALDMAKDSNGKDKELKKRIEADNYMSCAVRECYASFKNIILFLVQGKREKEVIDFIFSEVNQHIDKGDLISEYKMSALPFLYDHFVKLIKYLLANKPEDRDQVVILFQDMLEVVTRDIMMEDHISNLVDSIHGGSGHEGMTLHEQQYQLFASSGAIKFPIEPVTEAWKEKIKRLFLLLTTKESAMDVPSNLEARRRISFFSNSLFMDMPTAPKVRNMLSFSVLTPYYTEDVLFSLLDLEVPNEDGVSILFYLQKIFPDEWNNFLERVDCSSEEELKGRDNLDEELRLWASYRGQTLTRTVRGMMYYRHALELQAFLDMAGDEDLMEGYKAIELSTDDQSKGGRSLLAQCQAVADMKFTYVVSCQKYGIHKRSGDPRAQDILRLMTTYPSLRVAYIDEVEETNPDRSKVIQKVYYSSLVKAALPKSIDSSEPVQNLDQVIYRIKLPGPAILGEGKPENQNHAIIFTRGEGLQTIDMNQDNYMEEALKMRNLLQEFLKKPDGVRNPSILGLREHIFTGSVSSLAWFMSNQETSFVTIGQRLLANPLKVRFHYGHPDVFDRLFHLTRGGVSKASKVINLSEDIFAGFNSTLREGNVTHHEYIQVGKGRDVGLNQISMFEAKIANGNGEQTLSRDIYRLGHRFDFFRMLSCYFTTVGFYFSTLITVLTVYVFLYGRLYLVLSGLEEGLSTQKAIRDNKPLQVALASQSFVQIGFLMALPMLMEIGLERGFRTALSEFILMQLQLAPVFFTFSLGTKTHYYGRTLLHGGAKYRPTGRGFVVFHAKFADNYRLYSRSHFVKGIEMMILLVVYQIFGQPYRSAVAYLLITISMWFMVGTWLFAPFLFNPSGFEWQKIVDDWTDWNKWISNRGGIGVPSEKSWESWWEEEQEHLRHSGKRGILAEILLSLRFFIYQYGLVYHLTITKKTKSFLVYGVSWLVIFLILFVMKTVSVGRRKFSANFQLAFRLIKGMIFLTFISILVTLIALPHMTVQDIFVCILAFMPTGWGMLLIAQACKPIVQRAGFWGSVQTLARGYEIVMGLLLFTPVAFLAWFPFVSEFQTRMLFNQAFSRGLQISRILGGPRKDRSSRNKE; encoded by the exons ATGTCGTCGACGTCGAGAGGAGGAGGAATGGGGATGGATCAGGCGGCTGGGGGGCCGTTAGCGACACCACCGCAGACGCAACGGAGGATAACGAGGACGCAGACAGCTGGGAATCTTGGAGAGTCGATATTTGATAGTGAAGTAGTGCCGTCTTCACTTGTTGAGATCGCGCCGATTCTTCGTGTTGCTAATGAAGTTGAATCTAGCAATCCTAGAGTTGCTTAtcttt GTCGATTTTATGCCTTCGAGAAAGCGCATAGGTTGGATCCTACTTCTAGTGGAAGAGGTGTTCGTCAATTTAAAACTGCACTTCTTCAACGTCTCGAAAGG GAGAACGATCCAACCTTGATGGGAAGGGTTAAAAAAAGTGATGCACGAGAAATGCAGAGTTTTTATCAGCATTACTACAAAAAATACATCCAAGCATTGCATAATGCTGCTGATAAAGCTGACCG CGCCCAGCTTACCAAGGCATACCAGACTGCTAATGTGCTCTTTGAGGTTTTAAAGGCTGTTAATACGACACAATCTATTGAAGTTGATCGTGAG ATTTTAGAAGCTCAAGATAAAGTTGCAGAAAAAACTCAGATCTATCTGCCTTACAATATCCTGCCACTTGATCCAGATAGTGCAAATCAAGCGATTATGAGATATCCTGAG ATCCAAGCTGCTGTTGTTGCTCTGCGTAACACAAGAGGTCTTCCGTGGCCCAAGGATTACAAGAAGAAAAACGACGAAGATGTTTTGGATTGGCTTCAGGCAATGTTTGGGTTTCAG AAGGATAATGTGGCAAATCAAAGAGAGCACTTAATCTTATTGCTTGCTAATGTGCACATACGGCAATTTCCCAAGCCTGACCAACAGCCAAAG ttGGATGAGCGTGCATTGACTGAAGTGATGAAGAAACTTTTTAAGAACTACAAAAAATGGTGCAAGTACTTGGATAGAAAAAGTAGCCTTTG GTTACCAACCATACAGCAGGAGGTGCAACAGCGTAAATTATTATACATGGGTCTGTATCTTTTGATATGGGGGGAAGCTGCAAACCTGAGATTCATGCCAGAATGCATTTGCTATATTTATCATCAT ATGGCATTTGAGTTATATGGCATGCTAGCTGGAAATGTCAGTCCTATGACAGGAGAAAATGTAAAGCCTGCCTATGGAGGTGAAGAAGAGGCTTTCTTGAGTAAAGTTGTTACTCCTATCTACAACATGATTGCAAAG GAAGCTGAAAGGAGTAAAAAAGGGAAGTCAAAGCATTCTCAATGGAGGAACTACGACGATTTAAATGAGTACTTCTG GTCAGTTGATTGTTTCCGCTTAGGCTGGCCCATGCGTGCAGATGCTGATTTCTTTTGCCTGTCTGATCAtcaccattttgaaaaaaatggg GATAATAAACCAGCCTATAGAGATCGATGGGTAGGAAAAGTTAATTTCGTGGAGATACGATCATTCTTGCATGTCTTTAGAAGCTTTGATCGAATGTGGAGTTTTTTTATCCTGTGCTTACAG GCTATGATTACGGTTGCTTGGCATGGTTCGGGGCAACCAAGTGTTATCTTTAGCGGTGATGTATTTAAGAAAGTATTGAGTGTCTTCATTACTGCTGCAATCTTAAAGCTTGGGCAAG CTATCCTTGATGTCATTCTTAATTGGAAGGCACGACAAATAATGTCATTCCATGTCAAGTTGAGATTTATTCTGAAGGTTGTTTCAGCTGCTGCATGGGTGGTAGTTTTACCAGTAACTTATGCTTACACTTGGGATGATAAACCTCCAGGATTTGCTCAAACCATCAAAGGTTGGTTTGGCAATGGTTTCAGCTCGCCTTCCTTGTTTATATTGGCTGTAGTTATCTACTTGGCACCAAATATGCTGGCGGCagtattgtttctttttcccttCATACGTCGATTCCTTGAGAGGTCCAACTATAGGATCGTGATGCTTATGATGTGGTGGTCACAG CCTCGGCTCTATGTTGGGAGGGGAATGCATGAGAGTACAATTTCTCTCTTCAA GTATACAatgttttgggttcttcttaTTATAACAAAGTTGACATTTAGTTACTATATAGAG ATAAGGCCTCTAGTTGTTCCAACAAAAGCCATAATGAGTGTTCATATAACTACTTTCCAATGGCATGAATTCTTTCCACGAG CAAAGAACAATATTGGTGTTGTGATTGCACTCTGGGCTCCAATTATTCTT GTATATTTTATGGATTCCCAGATTTGGTATGCCATATTTTCCACCTTCTTCGGAGGTATTTATGGTGCATTTCGACGGCTTGGAGAG ATTCGAACATTGGGAATGCTTAGATCTCGTTTCCAATCATTGCCTGGTGCTTTCAATGCCTGTTTAATTCCAGGGGATAAGAGTGAGCCAAAGAAGAAAGGCTTTAAGGCAACCCTATCTCGCAAATTTGCTGAG ATCCCATCTAACAAAGAAAAGGAGGCAGCAAGATTTGCTCAGTTGTGGAATAAAATCATCAGTAGTTTCAGAGAAGAAGACCTTATAAGCAATAA GGAGATGGACTTGTTGCTTGTTCCATATTGGGCTGACCGTGATTTGGATCTTATACAGTGGCCTCCATTTCTGCTGGCTAGCAAG ATCCCAATAGCATTAGACATGGCTAAGGACAGTAACGGTAAGGATAAGGAGCTGAAAAAGAGAATCGAGGCTGACAACTACATGTCTTGTGCTGTTCGTGAATGCTATGCTTCTTTCAAGAACATCATCTTGTTTTTGGTTCAAGGGAAACGTGAGAAAGA gGTGATCGATTTCATATTCTCTGAAGTTAACCAACACATAGACAAAGGTGATCTGATAAGTGAATACAAAATGAGTGCTCTTCCTTTCCTCTATGATCACTTTGTGAAGCTTATCAAATACTTG CTGGCTAATAAACCGGAGGACAGGGATCAAGTTGTGATTCTCTTTCAGGACATGCTGGAGGTTGTGACAAGAGATATAATGATGGAGGATCATATATCCAA tCTGGTGGATTCTATTCATGGCGGATCTGGACATGAGGGAATGACTCTCCATGAACAACAATATCAGTTATTTGCATCTTCTGGAGCTATCAAGTTTCCAATTGAACCAGTCACAGAAGCATGGAAAGAGAAG ATCAAGAGGCTTTTTCTTTTGCTTACCACGAAAGAATCCGCGATGGATGTACCATCCAACTTAGAAGCTAGGAGGCGTATATCTTTCTTCTCAAACTCACTGTTTATGGACATGCCTACTGCACCTAAAGTTCGCAATATGCTTTCTTTCTC TGTTTTAACTCCTTACTATACAGAGGATGTGCTTTTCTCCTTGCTTGATTTGGAAGTGCCAAATGAAGATGGTGTTTCCATCCTCTTTTACTTGCAAAAGATCTTTCcag ATGAGTGGAACAACTTTCTTGAACGAGTGGACTGCAGCAGTGAAGAAGAACTCAAAGGAAGAGACAACTTGGATGAAGAACTTCGTTTATGGGCATCATATAGGGGCCAAACTTTGACTAGAACGG TGAGAGGTATGATGTACTATCGGCATGCTTTGGAGCTTCAGGCATTCCTTGATATGGCCGGAGATGAAG ATTTGATGGAGGGCTATAAGGCTATTGAATTGAGTACTGATGATCAGTCAAAGGGGGGAAGGTCACTGTTGGCACAGTGTCAGGCAGTTGCTGATATGAAATTTACGTATGTAGTATCCTGCCAGAAATATGGGATTCACAAGCGGTCCGGTGATCCTCGTGCACAGGATATTCTGAGGCTCATGACAAC ATATCCATCTCTCCGTGTGGCATACATTGATGAGGTTGAAGAAACTAATCCAGACAGATCCAAGGTCATCCAAAAAGTTTACTATTCATCTCTAGTGAAGGCAGCCTTACCTAAGTCCATTGATTCCTCTGAGCCAGTGCAAAACTTGGACCAG GTCATTTATCGAATAAAACTTCCAGGACCAGCCATCTTGGGTGAAGGAAAACCAGAAAACCAAAACCATGCTATTATCTTCACACGTGGAGAAGGCTTGCAAACAATAGATATGAACCAG GATAACTACATGGAAGAAGCCTTGAAAATGAGGAATTTGCTGCAAGAATTTCTTAAAAAGCCTGATGGTGTGAGGAATCCTTCGATACTTGGGCTTAGAGAGCATATATTTACTGGAAG TGTTTCATCTCTTGCATGGTTTATGTCAAATCAGGAAACCAGTTTTGTGACTATCGGTCAGAGGCTATTGGCCAACCCTCTTAA GGTGCGGTTCCACTATGGTCATCCGGATGTATTTGATAGGCTTTTTCACTTGACTAGAGGGGGTGTCAGTAAAGCTTCTAAGGTTATCAATCTGAGTGAAGATATATTTGCTG GCTTTAATTCTACACTACGTGAAGGGAATGTTACCCATCATGAATATATACAAGTTGGGAAGGGGAGAGATGTGGGCCTCAATCAGATTTCTATGTTTGAGGCCAAAATAGCTAACGGAAATGGAGAGCAGACTTTGAGTCGTGATATATACCGGCTTGGACACCGCTTTGACTTTTTCCGAATGCTGTCTTGCTACTTCACCACAGTTGGTTTTTACTTCAGCACTCTG ATAACCGTGCTCACGGTGTATGTATTTCTTTATGGCCGCCTCTATCTTGTTCTCAGTGGACTTGAAGAAGGTTTGAGCACACAGAAAGCAATTCGAGACAACAAACCTCTTCAAGTGGCTCTTGCATCTCAATCTTTTGTTCAAATTGGATTTTTGATGGCGTTGCCTATGTTGATGGAAATTGGCTTGGAAAGGGGTTTCCGCACTGCACTAAGTGAATTTATACTGATGCAATTACAACTAGCACCTgtatttttcacattttctCTTGGCACAAAGACCCACTACTATGGAAGGACATTGCTCCATGGAGGTGCGAAATATAGGCCCACTGGTAGAGGGTTTGTAGTGTTCCATGCCAAGTTTGCTGACAATTACAGGCTCTATTCCCGCAGTCATTTTGTGAAGGGTATTGAGATGATGATTTTGCTCGTCGTGTATCAAATATTTGGTCAGCCATACAGAAGTGCAGTCGCCTATCTCTTAATAACTATATCTATGTGGTTTATGGTTGGTACCTGGCTTTTTGCTCCATTCCTCTTCAATCCTTCTGGATTTGAGTGGCAGAAGATTGTTGATGATTGGACTGATTGGAACAAGTGGATAAGTAACCGTGGAGGAATAGGTGTTCCATCAGAGAAGAGTTGGGAATCATGGTGGGAAGAAGAACAGGAGCATCTTCGTCACTCTGGAAAGCGTGGTATTCTAGCAGAGATATTGTTATCTCTACGATTCTTTATCTATCAATATGGACTAGTATATCATTTAACAAtcacaaagaaaaccaaaagttTTTTG GTCTATGGTGTATCATGGCTGGTCATCTTTCTAATATTGTTCGTGATGAAG ACTGTATCTGTTGGGCGGCGAAAGTTCAGTGCTAACTTCCAGCTTGCTTTTCGTCTAATTAAGGGAATGATATTCCTAACATTTATCTCCATTCTTGTCACTTTGATTGCACTGCCTCATATGACGGTGCAGGACATCTTTGTATGCATTCTTGCTTTCATGCCAACTGGCTGGGGGATGCTTTTG ATTGCACAAGCATGCAAGCCAATAGTTCAACGAGCAGGGTTTTGGGGATCAGTTCAGACACTTGCTCGTGGTTACGAAATCGTTATGGGCTTGCTCCTGTTCACTCCAGTTGCATTCCTTGCCTGGTTTCCATTTGTGTCTGAATTCCAGACTCGTATGCTGTTCAACCAAGCATTTAGTAGAGGTCTGCAAATTTCTCGAATTCTTGGCGGCCCAAGGAAGGATCGCTCTTCAAGGAACAAGGAGTGA